The Nitrospinota bacterium genome segment AGCTCATTCACAAGGCGCAAGCCTGGATGAACTCAAGGAAAATCTCAAGGAAGCTCTGGAGCTTTGCCTGGAGGGATACAGGGAGAGGGGAGAACTTGAAGACCTGCCTCAATTTGTCGGATTGCAGCAGATAGAAAGCACCCCGGCCAGCGGT includes the following:
- a CDS encoding type II toxin-antitoxin system HicB family antitoxin — encoded protein: MKTFTAYIEYDQETKLYVGVIPCVTGAHSQGASLDELKENLKEALELCLEGYRERGELEDLPQFVGLQQIESTPASG